From the genome of Candidatus Zixiibacteriota bacterium, one region includes:
- the dsrA gene encoding dissimilatory-type sulfite reductase subunit alpha, with protein sequence MAETTYKTPLLDELEKGAWPSFVKEIKMAAKRSPMANDLLGQLEQSYHEKIGHWKHGGIVGVMGYGGGVIGRYSDLPDKFPGISHFHTMRINQPAGWFYTSEALRKLCDIWERHGSGLTNMHGSTGDIVFLGTRTEQLEPIFEELAKIDFDIGGSGSDLRTPSCCNGMARCEWACYDTMKACYTLTQDFQDELHRPAFPYKFKFKFSGCPNDCVASIARADMSFIGTWRDDIQMDQAEVKKYVDTGLNIQQDVVEHCPGKCMEWNGKELSIENSYCVKCMHCINVMPKALRPGKDRGCMILIGSKAPIVEGAQLSSVLVPFMKMEPPYDELKDLIERIWDLWCEEGKNRERVGEFIQRVGLGNFLDAIGVEPIPEMVAHPRENPYVFYEEYFEEDSGDEEETES encoded by the coding sequence ATGGCGGAGACAACATACAAGACCCCGTTGCTCGATGAACTGGAAAAGGGTGCCTGGCCGAGTTTCGTCAAGGAAATCAAGATGGCGGCGAAGCGCTCTCCGATGGCCAACGATCTTCTGGGGCAGCTGGAGCAGTCGTATCACGAGAAAATCGGACACTGGAAACACGGCGGAATCGTCGGCGTCATGGGCTATGGCGGCGGCGTGATCGGTCGGTATTCCGACCTGCCCGACAAGTTTCCGGGAATCTCGCATTTTCACACGATGCGAATCAACCAGCCGGCCGGCTGGTTTTACACCAGCGAGGCCTTGCGCAAACTGTGCGACATCTGGGAACGCCATGGTTCCGGATTGACCAACATGCACGGTTCAACCGGCGACATCGTGTTCCTCGGTACCCGCACCGAACAACTGGAGCCGATATTCGAAGAGCTGGCCAAGATTGACTTCGACATCGGTGGTTCGGGATCGGACCTTCGGACCCCCAGCTGCTGTAACGGCATGGCGCGGTGCGAGTGGGCTTGCTACGACACCATGAAGGCATGCTACACACTCACCCAGGATTTCCAGGATGAGCTGCATCGCCCGGCGTTTCCCTACAAGTTCAAGTTCAAATTTTCGGGGTGTCCAAACGATTGCGTGGCCTCAATAGCGCGTGCCGACATGTCCTTCATCGGAACCTGGCGCGACGATATCCAGATGGATCAGGCCGAGGTGAAAAAGTACGTGGATACGGGCCTGAATATCCAGCAAGACGTAGTCGAGCACTGCCCCGGCAAGTGCATGGAATGGAACGGCAAAGAGCTGTCTATCGAAAACAGCTACTGCGTCAAGTGCATGCACTGCATCAACGTAATGCCCAAGGCGCTGCGCCCCGGCAAGGATCGAGGCTGCATGATCCTGATCGGTTCCAAAGCGCCGATCGTGGAGGGCGCTCAGCTGTCATCGGTTCTCGTTCCGTTCATGAAAATGGAACCGCCGTATGACGAGCTGAAGGACCTCATCGAGCGCATCTGGGATCTCTGGTGCGAAGAGGGCAAAAACCGCGAACGCGTCGGCGAGTTCATCCAGCGTGTCGGTCTGGGGAACTTCCTCGATGCGATCGGTGTCGAGCCCATCCCTGAGATGGTTGCTCATCCCCGTGAGAATCCCTACGTCTTCTATGAAGAATACTTCGAGGAAGACAGCGGCGACGAAGAGGAGACCGAGTCGTAA
- a CDS encoding FAD-dependent oxidoreductase: MDTKVGVYICKGCEIASSIDVDKLVTVATGEYHVPVCKTHDAWCSAEGIQTIRKDVETEGLNRVVVAACSQRVFPELFVFGDSVLTERANIREYGAWAHEPNDEDTQMLVEDYLRMGIVKVQTSEPAVPLIEETSKDILVIGGGMTGLTAARAAADAGYRVHLVEKEPQLGGWARSFSRVFPKRPPYRQLQDSGYPELVKAVETHDNIVVHTNSQIKSAKGAPGKFDVTLRNGSDAPSFKVGAMVVATGWTPYPAEKLSHLGYGSSPNIITNVKMEALALSGEMKRPSDNKPIGSIAFIQCAGSRDQDHLPYCSTVCCRVSLKQAMYVREKYPDARIYVIYKDIRSPQQYELFYQHAQTDDGMFLTKGEIGSVRPDGDQIAIDVSETLLGEDITIKADMVVLATGMVTTNKPDDIPVAADAADEALLEDGKKAAAGAEKGAHLINLGYRQGTDLPTLKYGFPDSHFICFPYETRRTGIYAAGPVRSPMDFAASVSDAYGAALKAIQAVEAISRGSAVHPRAGDSSFPDFFMTKCTQCKRCTEECPFGALDEDEKGTPLPNPTRCRRCGVCLGACPERIISFKNYSVNMISKMIKSISMPDEFDEKPRILAFVCENDALPSVDMAGIKRMKYSPFVRIIPLRCLGSMNAVWVSDALASGFDGIILIGCKRGDDYQCHFIRGSELANYRMDNVREKLTQLVLEEERVQIVELAINEYYKLPNIFDDFVEEISGIGFNPYKGM, translated from the coding sequence ATGGACACCAAGGTTGGCGTTTATATATGCAAGGGCTGCGAAATCGCGTCATCGATCGACGTCGACAAGCTGGTTACCGTCGCGACCGGCGAATACCACGTGCCTGTCTGCAAGACGCATGACGCGTGGTGCAGCGCCGAGGGAATACAAACCATCCGCAAAGATGTCGAAACTGAAGGGCTCAATCGGGTCGTTGTCGCGGCCTGCTCCCAGCGCGTATTTCCTGAGCTCTTCGTATTCGGCGACTCGGTACTGACCGAACGCGCGAATATCCGCGAGTACGGCGCGTGGGCGCACGAGCCGAATGACGAAGACACGCAGATGCTCGTCGAGGACTACCTGCGCATGGGTATCGTCAAAGTGCAGACCTCTGAACCGGCGGTGCCTCTTATCGAGGAAACCAGCAAGGACATTCTCGTCATCGGCGGCGGTATGACCGGATTGACCGCGGCCCGAGCCGCGGCCGACGCCGGTTACCGCGTGCATCTGGTCGAGAAGGAGCCGCAGCTGGGCGGTTGGGCACGGTCATTTTCCAGAGTGTTTCCGAAACGACCGCCGTATCGGCAACTGCAGGACTCCGGGTATCCTGAATTGGTCAAGGCTGTCGAGACGCACGACAACATTGTGGTTCATACGAACTCACAGATAAAATCGGCCAAGGGCGCACCGGGGAAATTCGACGTCACGCTCAGAAACGGCTCGGACGCACCGTCGTTCAAAGTTGGTGCGATGGTCGTCGCGACCGGGTGGACGCCATATCCGGCCGAAAAGCTATCCCATCTCGGTTACGGCTCCAGCCCGAACATCATCACCAACGTGAAGATGGAAGCGTTGGCGCTGTCGGGAGAGATGAAGCGTCCGTCCGACAACAAGCCGATTGGCTCAATCGCATTCATTCAGTGCGCCGGCTCCCGCGATCAGGACCACCTGCCCTACTGCTCGACAGTCTGCTGCCGTGTCTCCTTGAAGCAGGCGATGTACGTGCGCGAAAAGTACCCGGATGCCAGGATTTACGTGATTTACAAAGACATCCGCTCACCGCAGCAGTACGAGCTCTTCTACCAGCACGCGCAGACCGACGACGGTATGTTCCTGACCAAGGGAGAAATCGGCAGCGTCAGGCCGGATGGTGATCAGATTGCCATTGATGTGTCTGAGACCCTTCTCGGAGAAGACATCACCATAAAGGCGGACATGGTGGTTCTTGCCACCGGCATGGTGACAACCAACAAACCCGACGATATCCCTGTTGCAGCGGATGCGGCCGATGAGGCTCTGCTCGAAGACGGCAAGAAGGCCGCCGCCGGCGCCGAGAAAGGCGCCCATCTGATCAACCTCGGGTATCGCCAGGGCACCGACCTGCCGACCCTCAAGTACGGTTTCCCCGACAGCCACTTCATCTGCTTCCCGTACGAAACCCGTCGCACGGGCATATATGCGGCCGGCCCGGTGCGTTCCCCTATGGATTTTGCAGCGTCGGTCTCCGACGCCTACGGAGCGGCTCTGAAGGCCATCCAGGCGGTCGAGGCGATCTCACGGGGGAGTGCGGTCCACCCGAGGGCCGGTGATAGCAGCTTCCCCGACTTCTTCATGACCAAGTGCACGCAGTGCAAGCGCTGCACGGAAGAGTGTCCGTTCGGTGCGTTGGACGAGGACGAGAAAGGGACTCCGCTGCCGAATCCGACCCGCTGTCGTCGGTGCGGGGTCTGCCTCGGCGCCTGTCCGGAGCGAATCATTTCGTTTAAGAACTACTCGGTCAACATGATTTCCAAGATGATCAAGTCCATCAGCATGCCCGACGAGTTCGACGAGAAGCCGCGAATCCTGGCGTTTGTCTGCGAAAACGACGCCCTCCCATCGGTCGACATGGCCGGGATCAAACGGATGAAGTACTCGCCGTTTGTCAGGATTATCCCCCTGCGCTGCCTCGGATCGATGAACGCCGTGTGGGTGTCCGATGCGCTGGCGTCGGGATTCGACGGCATCATACTGATCGGGTGCAAGCGCGGCGACGACTACCAGTGCCACTTTATCCGCGGGTCGGAGTTAGCCAACTACCGGATGGATAACGTCCGTGAGAAGTTGACTCAGCTGGTGCTGGAAGAGGAGCGCGTGCAGATCGTGGAACTGGCCATTAACGAATACTACAAGCTCCCTAATATCTTCGATGATTTTGTGGAAGAGATAAGCGGGATCGGGTTCAATCCCTACAAAGGGATGTAA
- a CDS encoding CoB--CoM heterodisulfide reductase iron-sulfur subunit A family protein produces the protein MAEFEPLQNEISANTLVVGGGISGMTAAIETAEVGRNVILIERKPTIGGRVLATNQYFPKLCPPSCGIEINLKRLRVTDKVRVLTLAEIVSVTGQPGRYEVTIRLNPRYVTDKCTLCGECEKVCDIERDNDLNYGLDKTKAIYLPHLMAYPHRYVVDAAHAADERMKKVAQACPHGAIDLEMQPRTITATVKAIVWATGWRPYDATKIDNLGFGRIPNVVTSVIMERLASESGPTGGRILRPSDKKEIKSIGFVQCAGSRDENHLPYCSAVCCLASMKQATYVRERYPDADVHMFYIDVRSPGRYEDFYVARQADTKMHFHRGKVGKIVENPATGNVILEAENTMTGQITKAELDMAVLAIGMVPNSADQPPPLDVPIDEFGFLVADGDCGIIGAGSALRPMDVASSIQDATGAALKAMTAEARR, from the coding sequence ATGGCGGAATTTGAGCCTCTCCAGAACGAAATATCAGCAAACACCCTGGTCGTCGGAGGCGGAATCAGCGGCATGACGGCTGCGATTGAGACCGCTGAGGTCGGTCGCAACGTCATTCTCATCGAACGAAAGCCTACGATCGGCGGGCGTGTTCTGGCGACCAATCAGTACTTCCCGAAGCTTTGTCCGCCATCGTGCGGGATTGAGATCAATCTCAAGCGACTTCGCGTAACAGACAAGGTTCGGGTTCTGACGCTCGCGGAGATTGTGTCCGTGACCGGACAACCCGGCCGTTACGAGGTAACCATTCGTCTTAACCCCCGATATGTGACCGACAAGTGCACGCTGTGCGGCGAATGCGAAAAAGTCTGCGACATCGAGCGGGACAACGACCTGAACTACGGCCTCGACAAGACAAAGGCGATTTATCTGCCGCATCTGATGGCTTACCCGCATCGCTATGTAGTCGATGCCGCACACGCAGCGGATGAGCGGATGAAGAAGGTGGCGCAGGCGTGTCCCCACGGCGCGATCGATCTTGAAATGCAGCCGCGAACGATCACAGCCACCGTGAAGGCGATCGTGTGGGCAACCGGGTGGCGACCTTACGACGCCACGAAAATCGACAATCTCGGCTTCGGACGTATTCCAAACGTCGTTACCAGCGTGATCATGGAACGACTTGCGTCGGAGTCCGGTCCCACGGGAGGCAGGATCCTGCGGCCGTCCGACAAGAAAGAAATCAAGAGTATTGGGTTCGTCCAATGCGCCGGGTCTCGCGACGAAAACCACCTGCCGTACTGCTCTGCAGTCTGTTGCCTGGCGTCAATGAAACAGGCGACCTACGTGCGGGAGCGGTATCCCGACGCCGACGTCCACATGTTCTACATAGACGTCCGGTCACCCGGACGGTATGAAGACTTCTATGTCGCCCGGCAGGCTGACACGAAAATGCATTTCCACCGCGGAAAGGTCGGCAAAATCGTGGAAAACCCGGCCACCGGCAACGTGATTCTCGAGGCCGAGAACACGATGACCGGACAGATAACCAAAGCCGAACTTGATATGGCCGTTCTCGCGATCGGTATGGTGCCGAATTCAGCTGATCAACCGCCGCCGCTCGATGTACCGATCGACGAGTTCGGATTTCTGGTTGCCGACGGAGATTGCGGCATCATCGGCGCCGGCTCGGCGCTGAGGCCGATGGATGTGGCAAGCTCGATTCAAGACGCCACCGGTGCTGCGCTCAAGGCAATGACGGCAGAAGCGAGGAGGTAG
- a CDS encoding PEP/pyruvate-binding domain-containing protein: MDDGRDSSTERHDGLRERAKELNCLYAVEELLANPQNELDDVIRGLLAAIPTGWQYPDVCQTMIVLDGEEYFSTGFVETPWSQSADIVTPDRIVGRIAVYYTEQMPAADDGPFLKDEARLIKTIADLLGNFVSHSRMRQVLQDWEVARRDRQGREPGDWRIILDMLARTDKNLYTRISHKMLNQLCWSGNKEAEELLQKSDLYRKGDAEDLMVDSNRPYQKRSYHFPMELGEATFRLASKHLNDLEILARIQKWMQEEKLGFLVRAVERNLSLPEVADAIRRYHHISSQEDELSRPSRVGVRVSLIRRFLSDQLNYISIAKEYLGIRDFYELLQYIIFSSESHGRLGGKSAGLYLAAQILRQEASHRPELGRIKIPKTWHITSDMQLNFMHYNNLDEIVEQKYKEISQIRFEYPYIVHTCKNSRFPPELTKGLSVALDDFGERPLIVRSSSVLEDRVGAAFSGKYKSLFLANQGTKQQRLEALQDAIAEVYASMFGPDPIEYRCERGLLDFAEEMGIMIQEVVGTRVGKYFLPSFAGVAFSRNEFRWSPRIQREDGLIRLVPGLGTRAVDRLSNDYPIMFSPGQPGLRVNVSVDEMVRYSPRWVDVINLETNSFETVDAASLFAEWGDTIPGVSQIISILRDGGVRRMSLAETAYGREHLIVTFEGLMENQQFVRQMHAILKVLEERTGSPVDIEFAHDGKDLYLLQCRPQSHSDNSQPVAIPRDLPRDRVLFTANRFVSNGVVPDISHIVYVDPGQYSRLPDRDHLNAVGRAVSRLNKILPKRQFILMGPGRWGSRGDIKLGVNVTYSDINNTAVLVEIARSQGNYTPDLSFGTHFFQDLVEARIRYLPLYPDEPGNVFNEKFLTQSRSIFAELLPEFSHLEGTIRVIDVGQSTNGSVLRVLLNADLDEAVGVFSRPTSERPIVTEHDPAVPMATESHWHWRLHMAERIARLIDPKRFGVVGFYVYGSTKNGTAGPGSDIDLIVHIRGSEQQRADLLQWLGGWSFCLDEINFLRTGYRRGGLLDIQLVTDDDIRDKSSYAVKIGAVTDAARELPLGGTSDFHQKQRSPERP, from the coding sequence ATGGACGACGGCAGGGATTCATCGACTGAACGACATGATGGACTTCGCGAGCGTGCCAAGGAGCTGAACTGCCTGTACGCGGTTGAAGAGCTGCTGGCCAACCCCCAAAATGAGCTCGACGACGTCATCCGGGGGCTGCTTGCCGCAATACCCACAGGGTGGCAGTATCCTGACGTTTGCCAGACGATGATCGTTTTGGACGGTGAAGAGTATTTTTCCACAGGGTTTGTCGAGACGCCCTGGAGTCAGTCCGCCGATATCGTCACCCCCGACCGAATTGTGGGTCGGATTGCCGTGTACTACACCGAGCAGATGCCCGCGGCCGATGATGGTCCGTTTCTGAAGGACGAGGCCAGGCTCATCAAGACGATCGCCGATCTGCTGGGCAATTTCGTTTCTCACTCCCGAATGCGCCAGGTGCTGCAGGACTGGGAAGTTGCCCGACGGGACCGTCAGGGGCGCGAGCCGGGCGACTGGCGGATTATACTCGACATGCTGGCGCGCACCGACAAAAATCTGTACACCCGCATATCACACAAGATGCTGAACCAGCTGTGCTGGAGCGGCAACAAAGAGGCTGAAGAGCTACTCCAGAAGTCAGACCTTTATCGCAAGGGCGACGCAGAAGACTTGATGGTCGACTCCAACCGACCGTACCAGAAGCGCTCATATCACTTCCCCATGGAACTCGGGGAGGCGACGTTCCGGCTCGCCTCAAAACATCTCAATGATCTTGAGATTCTCGCTCGCATCCAGAAGTGGATGCAGGAGGAGAAACTCGGCTTTCTGGTGAGGGCGGTGGAGCGCAACCTGTCGCTGCCCGAGGTGGCCGACGCTATTCGACGGTACCATCATATCTCGAGCCAGGAAGACGAGTTGTCGCGGCCTTCACGGGTGGGTGTGCGCGTGTCGCTGATTCGTCGATTCCTCTCAGACCAGCTTAATTATATCAGTATCGCAAAAGAATACCTCGGCATTCGTGATTTTTACGAACTACTCCAGTACATCATCTTTTCGTCGGAGAGCCATGGTCGGTTGGGCGGCAAGAGCGCGGGGCTGTACCTGGCGGCGCAAATTTTGAGGCAGGAAGCGTCGCATCGGCCCGAACTGGGGCGGATCAAAATCCCCAAAACCTGGCACATCACCTCCGACATGCAACTGAATTTCATGCATTACAACAACCTGGATGAAATCGTAGAACAAAAGTACAAGGAGATTTCGCAGATCCGATTTGAGTATCCCTATATCGTCCATACGTGCAAAAACTCCCGTTTTCCCCCGGAGTTGACCAAGGGGCTGTCGGTCGCCCTTGACGATTTCGGCGAAAGACCTCTTATCGTGAGGAGTTCCTCGGTACTCGAAGATCGTGTCGGGGCGGCCTTCTCCGGCAAATACAAGAGCTTGTTTCTGGCCAATCAGGGAACCAAACAACAGCGTCTGGAGGCGTTGCAGGATGCTATCGCCGAAGTCTATGCTTCGATGTTTGGTCCCGATCCGATTGAGTATCGATGCGAACGGGGTCTGCTGGATTTCGCCGAAGAAATGGGCATCATGATCCAGGAGGTTGTCGGTACTCGGGTCGGAAAGTACTTCCTGCCGTCGTTTGCCGGGGTGGCATTCAGCCGAAATGAATTCAGGTGGTCGCCACGGATCCAGCGGGAGGACGGGCTTATCAGGCTGGTTCCCGGACTGGGCACCCGGGCGGTTGACAGGCTCAGCAATGACTACCCGATCATGTTTTCACCCGGCCAGCCCGGGCTCCGCGTGAATGTATCGGTCGACGAGATGGTCCGCTACTCTCCGCGCTGGGTGGACGTTATTAATCTCGAGACGAATTCTTTCGAGACGGTTGATGCGGCCAGCCTGTTCGCCGAGTGGGGAGACACCATTCCCGGTGTCTCACAAATCATCTCGATTTTGCGTGATGGCGGTGTGCGGCGAATGTCGCTCGCCGAGACGGCGTACGGCCGGGAACACCTGATAGTGACCTTCGAGGGGCTGATGGAGAATCAGCAGTTCGTGCGGCAAATGCATGCAATCCTCAAAGTACTCGAGGAGCGGACGGGGTCCCCGGTCGATATCGAGTTCGCGCACGATGGCAAAGATCTGTATCTCCTGCAGTGCCGGCCGCAAAGTCATTCCGATAACAGCCAGCCGGTCGCCATTCCGCGTGACTTGCCCCGGGATCGCGTGTTGTTTACGGCGAATCGTTTCGTCTCCAACGGCGTTGTGCCCGATATCTCCCATATTGTGTACGTGGATCCCGGCCAGTATAGCCGATTACCCGACCGCGATCACCTCAACGCCGTCGGCAGGGCAGTTTCCCGTCTGAATAAGATCCTGCCCAAACGGCAGTTCATCTTGATGGGACCGGGACGCTGGGGCAGCCGTGGCGATATCAAGCTCGGCGTAAACGTCACCTACTCAGACATCAATAACACCGCTGTTCTCGTGGAGATAGCGCGCTCCCAGGGCAACTACACACCGGACCTGTCGTTTGGAACGCACTTCTTCCAGGACCTGGTTGAGGCGAGAATCCGCTATTTGCCCCTCTATCCCGATGAACCGGGGAACGTGTTCAACGAGAAGTTCCTGACCCAGTCACGGAGCATCTTCGCCGAATTGCTTCCCGAGTTCTCCCATCTTGAAGGTACCATTCGCGTGATTGATGTCGGGCAATCCACCAACGGAAGCGTATTGCGCGTTCTGCTGAATGCCGATCTCGACGAAGCGGTAGGGGTGTTTTCACGGCCGACGTCGGAACGTCCCATCGTCACGGAGCACGACCCGGCGGTACCGATGGCGACCGAATCACACTGGCACTGGCGACTGCATATGGCAGAAAGGATAGCCCGGCTGATTGACCCGAAGCGCTTCGGCGTGGTTGGTTTCTATGTCTATGGCAGCACCAAAAATGGCACGGCCGGACCGGGCAGCGATATCGACCTGATCGTGCACATCCGGGGATCCGAGCAACAGCGTGCCGATCTGTTGCAGTGGCTCGGCGGGTGGAGTTTCTGTCTCGACGAGATCAACTTTCTGCGGACAGGGTATCGCCGGGGCGGCCTGCTCGATATCCAGTTGGTTACTGACGATGACATTCGCGACAAATCCAGCTATGCGGTCAAGATTGGAGCCGTGACCGATGCCGCGAGGGAGTTGCCGCTTGGCGGGACGTCCGATTTTCACCAGAAGCAGCGCTCGCCCGAGCGTCCGTAG
- a CDS encoding Glu/Leu/Phe/Val dehydrogenase produces MSASSFNPFQMAQSQFDKIAHMLELDSAVREFLRNPVREYSFLIPVRMDDGSVQVFRGFRVQHNDSRGPSKGGIRFHPQETLDTVRALAMWMTWKCATVDIPLGGGKGGVICDPHNLSSREQEGLCRGWVRQLARNVGPYQDVPAPDVMTSAQHMLWMLDEYEMIRGEKAPGFITGKPVGMGGSLGRKEATGFGVMYTVREALKELGIPPSNTTASVQGFGNVAQHAIRLYTQMGGTCVCVSCWDQRDQTSYAFRKSDGVKVDELAGITDRFGGIDKAKAKDLGYEILPGDSWISQDVDILVPAALEHQITADTVKKISSKVRIVAEGANGPTTPEADQVLFDRKVLQVPDLLCNAGGVTCSYFEQVQSNMNYFWEKEEVLSKLDVKMTTAYLAVSELAQRRKQNMRNAAYLIAVDRVARACRDRGWV; encoded by the coding sequence ATGAGTGCTTCGTCTTTTAACCCGTTTCAAATGGCACAGTCGCAGTTTGACAAGATTGCGCACATGTTGGAACTGGACTCAGCAGTCCGCGAATTTCTTCGCAATCCGGTTCGGGAATACAGCTTTCTGATCCCCGTGCGAATGGACGATGGATCGGTACAGGTTTTCCGGGGATTCCGGGTTCAACACAATGACTCGCGCGGTCCGAGCAAAGGCGGCATCCGGTTCCATCCGCAGGAGACGCTGGACACGGTGCGCGCCCTGGCGATGTGGATGACGTGGAAATGCGCGACCGTTGACATTCCGCTTGGCGGGGGCAAAGGTGGCGTGATCTGTGATCCGCACAACCTGAGCTCGCGCGAGCAGGAAGGACTCTGTCGCGGTTGGGTCCGTCAGTTGGCGCGCAATGTCGGTCCGTATCAGGATGTACCGGCTCCCGACGTCATGACATCGGCCCAGCACATGCTGTGGATGCTCGATGAGTATGAGATGATTCGCGGCGAAAAGGCGCCGGGATTCATCACCGGCAAGCCGGTCGGTATGGGCGGCTCCCTGGGACGAAAAGAAGCAACCGGGTTCGGCGTCATGTACACGGTTCGCGAGGCGCTGAAGGAACTCGGGATTCCACCCAGTAATACGACAGCGTCAGTGCAGGGATTCGGAAACGTGGCTCAACACGCCATCCGTTTGTATACCCAGATGGGCGGAACCTGCGTGTGCGTGTCGTGCTGGGATCAGAGGGACCAGACCTCATACGCTTTCCGCAAGTCCGACGGCGTGAAGGTCGACGAGCTGGCGGGGATTACCGACCGATTTGGCGGCATCGACAAGGCCAAAGCCAAGGACCTCGGCTATGAAATCCTGCCCGGAGATTCCTGGATTTCTCAGGATGTGGACATACTTGTACCGGCGGCCCTTGAGCATCAGATTACCGCGGACACCGTCAAGAAAATCAGCTCGAAGGTGAGAATCGTTGCCGAAGGAGCGAACGGTCCGACCACTCCGGAAGCCGACCAGGTACTCTTCGATCGGAAAGTGCTGCAAGTCCCCGACCTTCTCTGCAACGCCGGTGGCGTTACATGCAGCTATTTCGAACAGGTCCAGAGCAACATGAACTACTTCTGGGAAAAAGAGGAAGTCCTGAGCAAGCTGGATGTGAAGATGACGACCGCATATCTGGCGGTCAGCGAACTGGCGCAGCGCCGCAAACAGAACATGCGCAACGCCGCGTATCTCATCGCGGTAGACCGGGTCGCCCGGGCCTGTCGCGACCGCGGCTGGGTGTAA
- a CDS encoding SDR family oxidoreductase has product MYPEIAGKNALVTGAARGFGRAIAVRLAAEGARVVVNYRRSMSDAAAVVEEIQQAGGQAVAIRGDVGKEQSLDKMFRAIEEQLGALDIVVANAAFGVPGNVLEATPHHWEVTMSASAWSLIAMTQRALPLMTTGWGRVISITSDGGQKVIPGYGVVGPAKAALESITRGLAYELARRGVLVNGILAGLADTKSSRSIPGANDVIQHASQHTPRGRIVTGDDIARVVAFLCSNEAEMICGQFITVDGGRNILG; this is encoded by the coding sequence ATGTATCCAGAAATAGCGGGGAAAAACGCCCTGGTTACTGGCGCGGCTCGTGGTTTCGGGCGCGCCATTGCGGTTCGATTGGCTGCCGAAGGAGCTCGTGTGGTCGTAAACTACCGGAGGAGCATGTCCGATGCGGCAGCAGTCGTTGAGGAAATCCAGCAGGCGGGAGGCCAAGCCGTTGCCATTCGTGGAGATGTCGGCAAGGAACAAAGCCTCGACAAGATGTTTCGGGCGATTGAGGAACAACTCGGGGCGCTCGATATCGTCGTCGCCAACGCGGCTTTTGGCGTTCCGGGAAACGTGCTGGAAGCTACCCCCCATCACTGGGAAGTGACGATGTCTGCGTCGGCGTGGTCTCTGATCGCCATGACCCAGAGAGCCCTCCCTCTCATGACAACCGGCTGGGGCCGAGTCATCTCCATCACCAGCGATGGAGGGCAGAAAGTTATCCCGGGGTATGGCGTCGTTGGCCCGGCAAAAGCCGCCCTGGAATCCATTACCCGTGGCCTGGCCTACGAACTGGCACGCCGCGGAGTCCTGGTAAACGGCATCCTTGCGGGGTTGGCGGATACCAAATCATCACGTTCCATTCCGGGCGCCAATGACGTTATCCAGCACGCCTCCCAGCATACCCCCAGAGGGCGAATTGTAACCGGCGACGACATCGCCCGGGTTGTGGCGTTCCTCTGCTCCAACGAAGCCGAAATGATCTGCGGTCAGTTTATCACGGTCGACGGCGGTCGGAATATTCTAGGATAG
- a CDS encoding multiheme c-type cytochrome translates to MVKKLMLPMVALVALALVSPILIAQEEAKTGEKAAGHEFIGVKKCSFCHKKDGTFPSWEKTPHATAFASLKTDAEKADPTCLTCHATGKLATGEVLEGVQCESCHGAGGDYWKKSVMEDRELAIKNGMIIPTAETCKTCHEGKVPEGHKELPAFDFEKMKATGIHDMPVAEKTEG, encoded by the coding sequence ATGGTCAAGAAGCTGATGCTGCCCATGGTAGCCCTCGTGGCACTAGCTCTGGTGAGCCCGATCCTGATCGCTCAGGAGGAGGCCAAAACAGGGGAAAAGGCTGCCGGTCATGAGTTTATCGGCGTGAAGAAGTGCTCGTTCTGCCACAAGAAGGACGGGACTTTCCCGAGTTGGGAAAAGACCCCCCACGCCACTGCTTTCGCGAGTCTGAAGACCGACGCAGAAAAGGCTGATCCCACCTGCCTGACCTGCCATGCCACGGGCAAGCTGGCTACCGGTGAAGTGCTTGAAGGCGTACAGTGCGAGTCCTGCCACGGCGCGGGCGGCGATTATTGGAAAAAGTCCGTTATGGAAGATCGGGAACTGGCCATCAAGAACGGCATGATTATCCCGACCGCCGAGACCTGCAAAACTTGCCACGAAGGCAAAGTCCCGGAAGGCCACAAGGAACTGCCGGCCTTTGACTTTGAGAAGATGAAGGCGACAGGCATCCATGACATGCCGGTAGCAGAGAAGACCGAAGGCTAA